In the Streptomyces sp. 3214.6 genome, CTTGGTGTGCGCCTCGGTGATGCGGGAGAACATCCGGCCCACCTCGGCGAGGTCGAAGCCGTCCGCGACGCCGCCCACGAGCATCGTCGACAGCGCGTCGCGGTCCGCGACCACCCGCTGGGACTGCGACAGGGCCTCGCCCATCAGCCGACGCGCCCACAGCGCGAGCCGCCCGCCGACCCGCGGCTCCGCGTCGATCGCGGCCCGCACCCGGTCCACGGCGAAGCCTGCGTGTCCGGTGTCGTCGAGCACCGCCAGCACCAGGGCCCGGGTGTCGCTGTCCAGACGCGCCGCGACCTCACGGTAGAAGTCGCTGGCGATCGAGTCACCGACGTACGCCTTGACGAGGCCCTCCAGCCAGTCCGACGGCGCCGTCTGCCGGTGGAAGCCGTCGAGCGCTGCGACGAAGGGGTCCATCGCCCGCGTCGGCTCCTCGCCGATCTCCGTGAGCCGGTCGCGCAGCCGCTCGAAGTGGTGGAACTCGGCGGACGCCATCTTCGCCAGCTCCGCCTTGTCCTCGAGCGTGGGCGCCAGCTTGGCGTCCTCCGCGAGCCGCTCGAACGCCGCCAGCTCGCCGTACGCCAACGCACCCAGCAGATCCACGACCGCGGCCCGGTACTGCGGGTCGGCGGAGGCCGTCGCCCAGTCCTGGGCGGCGATACCGGTGGCGGTGTTCTCGGGCTTGTCAGAGGTCGTCATGAAGCGCACAATAGCCCGCTCGCCGCACGGTGGAAGTCCCTGGTCAGTCAGTGTGACAACGAAGACGTACGGGACCGCGCCTGGCACTGTGACAACCACAACGTGACCGAATCGGCCATCACATGTGCACGATTCCGGGGTATGGTGGTAATGCGCCTGCCGAATATTCGACGGGCCGCACGTATGAGGATGCCCGGTCGGTGGCCCGATCGGCTCCGACCCGACAGCCCTCCCTGACCGTACGGCACTGTGCGTACGACGATCGGAGGGAACCCCTCAGCGGTACGAGCGCTAGAGCGTCGGCAGAGGTCCCGTGCCATACGGCAGTGCCCCCAAGGGCAGCCCGTAGGGCAGCCGACGTCCCCCGGCACGGTCCGTCAAAGACCCCCCGCGCTCGCCTCGCACCGCGCACACAGAAGAGGCAGCACCCTGACTACGACGTTTCGAGAGCTCGGAATCCTTTCCGAGACCGCCGAGGCCCTGGAGGCCGTCGGCATCACCACCCCCTTCCCCATCCAGGAGATGACGCTCCCCGTGGCCCTCACGGGCACGGACGTCATCGGCCAGGCCAAGACCGGCACCGGCAAGACGCTCGGCTTCGGCCTCCCGCTCCTCGAGCGCGTGACCGTCCCCGCCGACGTCGAGGCCGGCCGCGCCCAGCCCGAGGCCCTCACCGACGCCCCGCAGGCGCTCATCGTCGTCCCCACGCGTGAGCTGTGCACACAGGTCACCAACGACCTGCTGACCGCGGGCAAGGTGCGCAACGTGCGCGTCCTCGCCATCTACGGCGGCCGGGCCTACGAGCCCCAGGTCGAGGCCCTCAAGAAGGGCGTCGACGTCGTCGTCGGCACCCCGGGCCGCCTGCTGGACCTCGCGGGCCAGAAGAAGCTCGACCTCAAGCACATCAGGTCGCTCGTCCTCGACGAGGCCGACGAGATGCTCGACCTGGGCTTCCTGCCCGACGTCGAGAAGATCATCAACATGCTTCCGGCGAAGCGCCAGACCATGCTGTTCTCGGCGACCATGCCCGGCGCGGTCATCGGTCTCGCCCGCCGCTACATGTCGCAGCCCACGCACATCAACGCCACCTCGCCCGACGACGCGGGCAGGACCGTCGCGAACACCAAGCAGCACGTGTACCGCGCGCACAACATGGACAAGCCCGAGATGGTCGCGCGCATTCTGCAGGCCGACGGCCGGGGACTGGCCATGGTCTTCTGCCGTACCAAGCGCACCGCGGCCGACCTCGCCGACCAGCTCCAGCAGCGCGGTTTCGCTTCCGGCGCCGTCCACGGCGACCTCGGCCAGGGCGCCCGCGAGCAGGCGCTGCGCGCCTTCCGCAACGGCAAGGTCGACGTTCTCGTCTGCACCGACGTCGCCGCCCGCGGCATCGACGTCGAGGGCGTCACGCACGTCATCAACTACCAGTCCCCCGAGGACGAGAAGACGTACCTGCACCGCATCGGTCGTACCGGCCGCGCGGGCGCCAAGGGCATCGCCGTCACGCTCGTCGACTGGGACGACATCCCGCGCTGGCAGCTCATCAACAAGGCTCTGGAGCTCGACTTCAGCGACCCGCCGGAGACGTACTCCACCTCCCCGCACTTCTTCGAGGAGATGAACATCCCCGCGGGCACCAAGGGTGTCCTGCCGCGCGCGGAGCGCACTCGCGCCGGGCTCGACGCGGAGGTGCTGGAGGACCTGGGCGAGCCGGGCGGACGCGCCGGACGCGGTCGCGGTGACCGCGGCGGCCGTGGCGAGCGAGGCGGCCGGGGCGACTCCCGCTCCGTTGCGCGCGAGCGTTCCGGTTCCGGCGAGCGTTCCGGTTCCGGCGAGCGTTCCAGTGCCGGTGAGCGTGCCGGTGAGCGCGAGCGGGCCGCCCGTACGCCGCGTCGCCGCCGTCGTACGCGCAACGGCGCGCCTCTCGACGCGACGCCCGCGCCCGCCGCGATCACGGCACCGGAGCAGGCGCCCCCGGCCGAGCCGACGTCCGTGACGGAGGAGGCCGCCGGTCCGCGCACCCCGCGCCGTCGGCGCCGTACGCGCAGTGGATCGGCGCAGGAGGCCGCCGCTGTGACGGCCAACGCCACCGCCGCGGCCGTCGAGGCCGTCGCCGAGGCCGTGGAAGCGGCCGTGGAAGCGGCCGTGGCGACGGTGGAGGTCCCGGCCCTCGACACCCCGGAGTCCGCTGCGGAGATCCCGGCGCAGCCGCGCCGTCGCCGTACCCGCAAGGCGGCCGCCGCTGCCGAGACCGTGGTCGACACGGTGGAGGCCACGGAGGCGCCCGAGACCGCCGAGGCGGCCGAGGTCAAGCCGCGCCGCCGTACCCGGAAGGCGGCGGCTCCCGCCGTGGCCCCGGAGGTCACCGCGGCCGTCGAGCCCGCGGCCGCACCCGAGGCCGAGGCCGAGGCCAAGCCGCGCCGCACCCGCAAGACGGCAGCCACGGCTCCGGCCGAGGCCGCGGTCGACACCGCCGAGGCGACCGAGGCAAAGCCGCGCCGCCGCACCACCCGCAAGGCCACCGAGCCCGAGACGACGGTCACCACGGCCGACATCCCGGCCCAGGCCACGCAGGAAGCCGCAGCCACCAAGCCGCGCCGCACCCGCAAGACGGCAGCCACCGCACCGGCCGAGACCGCGGTCACGGTGGCGGTCGACACCGCCGAGGCGACCGAGGCAAAGCCCCGCCGCACCCGTAAGGCGACGGCTCCGGCCGAAACCGCCGTGGACACGGCCGAGGCCACCGAGGCCAAGCCGCGGCGCACGCGCAAGACGGCAGCGACGGCCGCTACCGCCGCCGTGACCGTCGAAACCCCGGAAGCCACCGCGCCGGAGGCCAAGCCGCGGCGCACCCGCAAGACGGCTGCCGCGGCACCGGCCGAGGCCGTGGCCGCGGTCGACACCGCCGAGGGCACGGAGGCGAAGCCGCGCCGCACCCGCAAGACGGCAGCGTCGGCCGCCAAGGCGACGGAGGCGGAGCCGGTCGCGGAGACCGCGGAGGTCAAGCCGCGCCGGACCCGCAAGACGGCCGCCACCGCACCGGCCGAGGCCGCGGTCGACACCGCCGAGGCGACCGAGGCAAAGCCGCGCCGCCGCACCACCCGCAAGGCCACCGAGCCCGAGACGACGGTCACCACGGCCGACATCCCGGCCCAGGCCACGCAGGAAGCCGCAGCCACCAAGCCGCGCCGCACCCGCAAGACGGCAGCCACCGCACCGGCCGAGGCCCCCGCCGCCGAGGCCGAGGCGAAGCCGAGGGTGCGTCGCACCCGCAAGGCGACGGCCGCCGCGGAGCCCGCGGACGGCTGACCGGCACGGCACGGCACGACAGTCCGACGGCCCGGCCCCTCCTCGGTGAGGGGCCGGGCCGTCGGCGTGCGCGGCGCACGCTCCCGGTAGCCTCGGCACGTGACCACGCCGAGCAGCAGCACCCCCTTCCCCCCGCCCGCAGGCGCGCGTGCGTACTCCCTGCGGACCGAGCGGGGTGAGTTCGCCGTCGTCGACGCGCCCGTGGCCGCCGGTGTCGAGCCGCGCGGTGTCGCGCTGCTGCTGCCCGGCTTCACCGGGAGCAAGGAGGACTTCCACCAGCTGCACGGGCCGCTCGCGGCCCGCGGCTACCGGAGCATCTCCGTGGACGGGCGTGGACAGAACGAGTCCGATGGACCGGCCGAGGACGAATCCCCCTACGCCCAGGCGGAGTTGGCCCGGGACGTCCTGGCGCAGGCAGCGGCCCTCGACACGCCCCTGCACCTCGTCGGGCACTCCCTCGGCGGTCAGATCGCCCGCGCCGCCGTCCTTCTCGACCACTCCCCCTTCGTCTCGTTCACGTTGGTCTCGTCGGGTCCGGCCGAGATCTCGGAGTCGCAGAAGCAGCGCGTGAAGCTGCTGCACGACGCGCTCGCGGTGATGACGATGTCTCAGGTGTGGGCGGCGATAGTGGCGATGGGGCCGCCGGAGGAGGTCGGCGGGCCGGCCCGCGGCTTCGGCGACCCGGAGCAGTTGCGGCTGCGCTGGCTCAACCACAAGCCCGCCCAACTCCTCGTCACCGGCCGCCAGTTGTGCGTCGAGCCGAACCGGGTAGCCGAACTCGCCGCCGTCCCACTGCCGTTCCACGTCCTGTCGGGCGCACGGGACGACACCTGGCCGGTCACTCTCCTGGACGGCATGGCCCTGGAGCTTCGTGCGCACCGGACCGTCGTGCCGGGCGCCGAGCACTCACCGAACCTGGACCAGCCGCTGCCGACGGCCCGCGCCCTCGCCGATTTCTGGGGACGAATCCAGCACCGCTAGTACTGCCCCTGCACGTGCTCCCAGAAGCCGTCCCGCAGGGCGCGTCTCAGGTCGGCCTGGCCGCGCAGGGAGTACTGCAGGATGCCCTCGGCCTCGACGAGGAGATCCTGGTCGACGGAGCCGGGGAGGTAGGGGTGGCCCGGCAGCAGCTCCGCGAGGGTCTCCCTGCCCCGGGCGGCGAGCCACTTCGCCGCGATCTGCGCGCCGACGAAGCGGACGGCCTCGCGGGTGGGCCGGCTCGCCCCGT is a window encoding:
- a CDS encoding ferritin-like fold-containing protein; protein product: MRFMTTSDKPENTATGIAAQDWATASADPQYRAAVVDLLGALAYGELAAFERLAEDAKLAPTLEDKAELAKMASAEFHHFERLRDRLTEIGEEPTRAMDPFVAALDGFHRQTAPSDWLEGLVKAYVGDSIASDFYREVAARLDSDTRALVLAVLDDTGHAGFAVDRVRAAIDAEPRVGGRLALWARRLMGEALSQSQRVVADRDALSTMLVGGVADGFDLAEVGRMFSRITEAHTKRMAALGLAA
- a CDS encoding DEAD/DEAH box helicase; the protein is MTLPVALTGTDVIGQAKTGTGKTLGFGLPLLERVTVPADVEAGRAQPEALTDAPQALIVVPTRELCTQVTNDLLTAGKVRNVRVLAIYGGRAYEPQVEALKKGVDVVVGTPGRLLDLAGQKKLDLKHIRSLVLDEADEMLDLGFLPDVEKIINMLPAKRQTMLFSATMPGAVIGLARRYMSQPTHINATSPDDAGRTVANTKQHVYRAHNMDKPEMVARILQADGRGLAMVFCRTKRTAADLADQLQQRGFASGAVHGDLGQGAREQALRAFRNGKVDVLVCTDVAARGIDVEGVTHVINYQSPEDEKTYLHRIGRTGRAGAKGIAVTLVDWDDIPRWQLINKALELDFSDPPETYSTSPHFFEEMNIPAGTKGVLPRAERTRAGLDAEVLEDLGEPGGRAGRGRGDRGGRGERGGRGDSRSVARERSGSGERSGSGERSSAGERAGERERAARTPRRRRRTRNGAPLDATPAPAAITAPEQAPPAEPTSVTEEAAGPRTPRRRRRTRSGSAQEAAAVTANATAAAVEAVAEAVEAAVEAAVATVEVPALDTPESAAEIPAQPRRRRTRKAAAAAETVVDTVEATEAPETAEAAEVKPRRRTRKAAAPAVAPEVTAAVEPAAAPEAEAEAKPRRTRKTAATAPAEAAVDTAEATEAKPRRRTTRKATEPETTVTTADIPAQATQEAAATKPRRTRKTAATAPAETAVTVAVDTAEATEAKPRRTRKATAPAETAVDTAEATEAKPRRTRKTAATAATAAVTVETPEATAPEAKPRRTRKTAAAAPAEAVAAVDTAEGTEAKPRRTRKTAASAAKATEAEPVAETAEVKPRRTRKTAATAPAEAAVDTAEATEAKPRRRTTRKATEPETTVTTADIPAQATQEAAATKPRRTRKTAATAPAEAPAAEAEAKPRVRRTRKATAAAEPADG
- a CDS encoding alpha/beta fold hydrolase, which codes for MTTPSSSTPFPPPAGARAYSLRTERGEFAVVDAPVAAGVEPRGVALLLPGFTGSKEDFHQLHGPLAARGYRSISVDGRGQNESDGPAEDESPYAQAELARDVLAQAAALDTPLHLVGHSLGGQIARAAVLLDHSPFVSFTLVSSGPAEISESQKQRVKLLHDALAVMTMSQVWAAIVAMGPPEEVGGPARGFGDPEQLRLRWLNHKPAQLLVTGRQLCVEPNRVAELAAVPLPFHVLSGARDDTWPVTLLDGMALELRAHRTVVPGAEHSPNLDQPLPTARALADFWGRIQHR